A part of Armatimonadota bacterium genomic DNA contains:
- a CDS encoding fibronectin type III domain-containing protein: MADPTSKYITEIVADPELNVALQNFNTVCSANAIALGLNPANLLEISGAATSFTSSLNTWVGSRSSANQALDNKNLQKKSSKAVISKWAKTFRANQTVPDGLLDQLMLPPHKTPGSKTPPTTPLNLVANADGQGLVKLAWKRNGNIETTQFAVEYRLVSGGAWSILDTTKKTKYTHQATPGVYIAFRVTAKRDGLTSPASVPVVLWEDGVAEPQLSVAA; the protein is encoded by the coding sequence ATGGCCGATCCCACTAGCAAATACATCACAGAGATCGTCGCAGATCCGGAACTGAACGTCGCGCTGCAGAACTTTAACACGGTCTGCTCCGCCAATGCCATAGCGCTCGGGCTGAATCCGGCGAACCTCTTGGAGATTAGTGGCGCGGCGACGTCCTTTACGTCGTCCCTCAATACATGGGTCGGCTCGCGGAGCTCCGCCAATCAGGCCCTGGACAATAAGAACCTTCAGAAAAAGTCGAGCAAGGCCGTGATCAGCAAGTGGGCGAAGACGTTCCGGGCGAACCAGACCGTCCCCGACGGCCTCCTCGACCAGCTCATGCTGCCGCCGCACAAGACCCCGGGAAGCAAGACGCCTCCGACGACACCTCTGAACCTGGTGGCGAACGCCGACGGCCAGGGCCTCGTGAAGCTCGCTTGGAAGCGCAACGGCAACATCGAGACGACGCAGTTCGCGGTCGAGTACAGGCTCGTTTCCGGCGGCGCCTGGTCGATCCTCGACACGACCAAAAAGACGAAGTACACCCACCAGGCCACGCCGGGCGTCTATATCGCTTTCCGGGTGACGGCTAAACGGGACGGCCTGACGAGCCCGGCGAGCGTGCCGGTCGTGCTCTGGGAAGACGGCGTGGCCGAACCACAGCTCTCTGTCGCGGCGTGA
- a CDS encoding aspartyl protease family protein, translating into MHLAALLAGTLAATSAQPVEVPFRIGEDAIIVDVTVNGTKASLMYDTGFSGSVIVGDNLDVGKPTGTMKLVDFVGSFDAKTVPLKTLKIGERAMTTTDMEIVKQPTDHYTLSYGTHCDGILGFQPFGATAFQINFEKQKFVFFGEDYDLTKVAPDNKTTFMTKLLPIGVNSMMMSVEMENGSKLHMALDTGNAHYAVTHKDSLEEAKVWPEGKKADFMGQSMVASGAVDTFHVRLNKIKIFGVPVPECVFGVIDLPSSSADQDGTVGFEFLKNFNITVDMKHRRVLFENFSGKVADEQVADTGVLAFPDPRTKRLRVAWVIPGSPAEKAGIKRGDDVLSIDGSDAALMTFRQAGNMMKGTTGSKVKLDLSRNGQLMRLEVDRQVLVNSTG; encoded by the coding sequence GTGCATCTTGCCGCCCTTCTCGCAGGCACCCTGGCCGCGACCTCCGCGCAACCCGTCGAAGTCCCCTTCCGCATCGGCGAGGACGCCATCATCGTCGACGTCACCGTCAACGGCACCAAAGCGTCCCTGATGTACGACACCGGGTTCTCCGGATCCGTCATCGTCGGCGACAACCTCGACGTCGGCAAGCCGACGGGCACGATGAAGCTCGTCGACTTCGTCGGATCGTTCGACGCCAAGACCGTCCCCCTCAAGACCCTCAAGATCGGCGAACGGGCCATGACGACCACCGACATGGAGATCGTCAAACAGCCCACCGACCACTACACGCTCTCCTACGGCACCCACTGCGACGGCATCCTCGGCTTCCAGCCCTTCGGAGCGACCGCCTTTCAGATCAACTTCGAAAAGCAGAAGTTCGTCTTTTTCGGCGAGGACTACGACCTCACTAAGGTCGCGCCGGACAACAAGACGACCTTCATGACCAAACTCCTGCCCATCGGCGTCAACTCGATGATGATGTCGGTCGAGATGGAGAACGGCAGCAAGCTGCACATGGCCCTTGACACGGGGAACGCCCACTATGCCGTGACCCACAAGGACTCGCTCGAAGAGGCCAAGGTCTGGCCGGAAGGGAAGAAGGCCGACTTCATGGGCCAGTCCATGGTCGCGTCCGGTGCGGTGGACACCTTCCACGTCCGGCTGAACAAGATCAAGATCTTCGGGGTGCCCGTCCCAGAGTGCGTCTTCGGCGTCATCGACCTGCCTTCCAGCAGCGCCGATCAGGACGGCACCGTCGGGTTCGAGTTCTTGAAGAACTTCAACATCACCGTCGACATGAAGCACCGCAGGGTGCTATTCGAGAACTTTTCGGGCAAGGTCGCCGACGAACAGGTGGCCGATACGGGCGTGCTCGCGTTCCCCGACCCCCGCACGAAGCGCCTTCGCGTCGCATGGGTCATCCCCGGCAGCCCCGCCGAGAAGGCCGGCATCAAACGCGGCGACGACGTCCTCTCGATCGACGGTTCCGATGCCGCCCTCATGACCTTCCGCCAGGCCGGGAACATGATGAAAGGCACGACCGGTTCCAAGGTCAAACTCGACCTCTCGCGCAACGGCCAGCTCATGCGGCTCGAAGTCGACCGTCAGGTGCTGGTCAACTCGACCGGCTGA
- a CDS encoding ABC transporter substrate-binding protein, whose translation MTRTRLFGTTFGLAAFLAAGLISGCTPTGGSGGTTGTSGSTGTGGGATTGTSGGSGPTSRPAPPKDGNEITGNEIKIGLVASQNGDLRPWGEDSIKGAQLAVDEINKAGGINGMTVRLQIADSNSTPEGGKTAAQKLIGDGAIAILGEVSSGITQQMVTVAFDAGVPVIAIGATKTDLTDSGSNVFRVCYNDDFQGAVMAKFAFEELGLKNVAMMTDNKQPYSQYLSQSFQKNFEKLGGKIVAEEKYESKQSQFAGQIDNLKQKNPEGVFLSGYFNEVGPIASQMRQQGLKVPLFGGDGWDSSELLTSGGDAIVGNFFCNHYNEKEDRPEVKDFLTKWNAKYKGVPGTTMGALGYDAAALVMDAVKRAKGKKSKDVTEAIEDTTDFKGVSGSITLKGQNGTPAKPALVVEVTKSGFVPKKSYAPSEIK comes from the coding sequence GTGACTAGGACAAGACTCTTCGGCACGACGTTCGGTCTGGCGGCATTCCTTGCGGCAGGCCTCATTTCCGGTTGCACCCCGACAGGCGGCAGTGGCGGCACGACCGGCACCAGCGGCAGCACGGGCACGGGCGGCGGCGCCACGACGGGCACCAGCGGCGGCTCTGGCCCGACCAGTCGGCCCGCTCCTCCCAAGGACGGCAACGAGATCACGGGCAACGAGATCAAGATCGGCCTGGTCGCGAGCCAGAACGGCGACCTTCGGCCTTGGGGCGAGGACAGCATCAAGGGCGCCCAGCTCGCGGTCGACGAGATCAACAAAGCGGGCGGCATCAACGGCATGACCGTCAGGCTGCAGATCGCGGACAGCAACAGCACTCCTGAAGGCGGCAAGACGGCGGCCCAGAAGCTGATCGGCGACGGCGCCATCGCCATTCTCGGCGAAGTCTCGAGCGGCATCACGCAACAGATGGTCACGGTCGCGTTCGACGCGGGCGTCCCGGTCATCGCGATCGGCGCCACCAAGACCGACCTCACCGATTCCGGCAGCAACGTCTTCCGCGTCTGCTACAACGACGACTTCCAGGGCGCGGTCATGGCCAAGTTCGCCTTCGAAGAGCTCGGCCTGAAGAACGTCGCGATGATGACGGACAACAAGCAGCCGTACTCGCAGTACCTCAGCCAGTCGTTCCAGAAGAACTTCGAGAAGCTCGGCGGCAAGATCGTCGCCGAAGAGAAGTACGAGTCAAAGCAGAGCCAGTTCGCCGGTCAGATCGACAACCTGAAGCAGAAGAACCCTGAGGGGGTGTTCCTCAGCGGCTACTTCAACGAGGTCGGCCCGATCGCCAGCCAGATGCGCCAGCAAGGCCTGAAAGTGCCGCTCTTCGGCGGCGACGGCTGGGACTCGAGCGAACTTCTGACTTCGGGCGGCGACGCGATCGTCGGCAACTTCTTCTGCAACCACTACAACGAGAAGGAAGACCGTCCAGAGGTGAAGGACTTCCTCACCAAGTGGAACGCCAAGTACAAGGGTGTCCCGGGTACGACGATGGGCGCCCTCGGCTATGACGCCGCCGCGCTCGTCATGGACGCCGTCAAGAGGGCCAAGGGCAAGAAGTCGAAAGACGTCACCGAGGCCATCGAAGACACGACCGACTTCAAGGGCGTCAGCGGATCGATCACGCTGAAGGGCCAGAACGGCACGCCGGCCAAGCCTGCGCTCGTCGTCGAAGTCACCAAGAGCGGCTTCGTCCCGAAGAAGTCGTACGCGCCGTCCGAGATCAAGTAA
- a CDS encoding branched-chain amino acid ABC transporter permease, translating into MNGLLLGAIYALIALGYTMVYGVLRLINFAHGEVFMLGSYAALFTSWALGFSPDALRGGIEKPSTWMTLAVMLLVSMLACGLVGVLIERLAYRPMRSQPRTASLITAIGVSLFLQYAGGLFLPQSPPPSISEQVNPYRKDVIKMTLRPAPAEVVQEAATARKAAEDAQKVYDAAEKKDKDAGLKSNPETDKLGSAFRDLDRKAMRSEGKVVQQSVMLNIPFGQLIMLVTTVALMLILRHIVLYTKAGRAMRAVSHDFDSASLMGVNVNNVVTTTFLIGSALAGAGAMMYATILRTNLTPFLGVTPGVKAFVAAVLGGIGNIPGAVLGGLLMGVVETLVVWLGFSGYKDAVAFVVLIAVLLFRPGGLLGSSKVEKV; encoded by the coding sequence GTGAACGGACTCCTGCTCGGGGCGATCTACGCTTTGATCGCCCTGGGTTACACCATGGTCTACGGCGTCCTCCGGTTGATCAACTTCGCCCACGGCGAAGTGTTCATGCTCGGTTCTTACGCCGCCTTGTTCACGTCGTGGGCGCTCGGCTTTTCGCCGGACGCGTTGCGGGGCGGGATCGAAAAGCCCTCGACCTGGATGACGCTGGCGGTGATGCTCCTCGTGAGCATGCTCGCCTGTGGCCTCGTCGGCGTCTTGATCGAGCGGCTCGCCTACCGGCCGATGCGGAGCCAACCGCGCACGGCGTCGCTGATCACCGCGATCGGCGTCTCCCTCTTCTTGCAGTACGCAGGCGGGCTGTTCTTGCCCCAGTCACCACCGCCGTCCATCAGCGAGCAGGTCAACCCTTATCGCAAGGACGTGATCAAAATGACGCTGCGGCCGGCACCGGCCGAGGTCGTCCAGGAAGCGGCCACCGCACGCAAGGCTGCTGAAGACGCGCAAAAGGTCTATGACGCGGCCGAGAAGAAGGACAAGGACGCGGGCCTGAAGTCGAACCCGGAGACCGACAAGCTCGGCAGCGCGTTCCGCGACCTCGACCGCAAGGCGATGAGGAGCGAAGGCAAGGTCGTCCAACAGTCGGTGATGCTCAACATCCCGTTCGGCCAGCTCATCATGCTCGTGACTACGGTGGCCCTGATGCTGATCTTGCGTCACATCGTCCTCTACACGAAAGCCGGCCGCGCGATGCGGGCCGTCTCCCACGATTTCGATTCGGCGTCCTTGATGGGCGTGAACGTGAACAACGTCGTGACGACGACGTTCCTCATCGGGTCGGCGCTTGCCGGGGCCGGAGCGATGATGTACGCGACGATCCTCCGCACGAACCTGACCCCGTTCCTTGGTGTGACTCCGGGCGTCAAGGCGTTCGTCGCGGCGGTCCTAGGCGGGATCGGCAACATTCCCGGCGCTGTACTCGGCGGCCTTCTGATGGGGGTCGTGGAGACGCTGGTCGTCTGGCTCGGCTTCAGCGGCTATAAGGACGCGGTCGCGTTCGTCGTGCTGATCGCCGTCCTTCTGTTCCGACCGGGCGGCCTACTCGGCTCTTCGAAGGTGGAGAAGGTATGA
- a CDS encoding branched-chain amino acid ABC transporter permease → MKFWAVRLLSVAVAFAVCIGFDNFAQATIPNFYRLVVLAGLYVTLAVSLNLINGITGQFSIGHGAFYMVGAYATGYFSKHAFHGQAPPFVWMSLMAVFGAFFAAVAGLIVGLPSLRLRGDYLAIVTLGFGEIIRIITQNVEEIGGSYGMNVRPFGSPPHALSLVLLLAVLCVAVCRNLLKTSHGLPFIAVREDEVASSAMGVKTATVKVTSFIIGSAFAGAAGALLAHSETFISPDTFKMDVSFIILTMVVLGGTGSITGSVISAVALFGIPEYLRYLQSMVGGGSIMGAIFAIGLVVSGLRYVQQNCHVGLGKKLGFYGLCVLGGFVVQFALTPLFNLVPALAALRMEVSGLRMVIFSAVLIILMLLRPQGIFAHHEFGWNALARLLRGKKGAAA, encoded by the coding sequence ATGAAGTTTTGGGCCGTCCGCCTTCTTTCGGTGGCCGTCGCGTTCGCGGTCTGCATCGGATTCGACAACTTCGCCCAGGCCACCATCCCGAACTTCTACCGACTGGTCGTCCTGGCCGGTCTGTACGTGACCCTGGCGGTCAGCCTCAATCTGATCAACGGGATCACCGGTCAGTTTTCGATCGGTCACGGAGCGTTCTACATGGTCGGCGCCTACGCGACCGGCTACTTCTCGAAGCACGCCTTTCATGGTCAGGCGCCACCGTTCGTCTGGATGTCCCTCATGGCCGTGTTCGGGGCGTTCTTCGCCGCCGTCGCAGGGTTGATCGTCGGTCTACCGAGCCTAAGGCTCCGTGGGGACTATCTTGCGATCGTCACGTTGGGCTTTGGCGAGATCATCCGTATCATCACCCAGAACGTCGAAGAGATCGGCGGTTCCTACGGCATGAACGTGCGGCCGTTCGGGTCTCCGCCCCACGCGCTGTCGCTCGTGTTGCTGCTGGCAGTTTTGTGCGTCGCCGTTTGCCGGAACCTGCTCAAAACGTCGCACGGACTTCCCTTCATCGCCGTCCGTGAGGACGAAGTCGCGAGCTCGGCCATGGGGGTCAAGACAGCGACGGTCAAAGTCACGTCGTTCATCATCGGTTCGGCCTTTGCGGGAGCCGCGGGCGCTTTGCTCGCCCACTCCGAGACGTTCATTTCGCCCGACACGTTCAAGATGGACGTCTCGTTCATCATCTTGACGATGGTCGTCCTCGGCGGTACGGGGTCGATCACGGGCTCGGTCATCTCGGCGGTCGCCCTGTTCGGCATCCCTGAGTATTTGCGCTATCTGCAGTCGATGGTCGGAGGCGGTTCGATCATGGGCGCCATTTTCGCGATCGGGCTTGTCGTGTCCGGACTTCGGTACGTTCAACAGAACTGCCACGTCGGACTGGGCAAGAAGCTCGGATTCTACGGTCTGTGCGTGTTGGGCGGTTTTGTCGTCCAGTTCGCCTTGACCCCGCTGTTCAACCTCGTCCCGGCCCTCGCCGCGCTCAGGATGGAAGTGTCCGGCCTCCGGATGGTCATCTTCTCGGCGGTCCTGATCATCTTGATGCTCCTGCGTCCGCAAGGCATCTTCGCCCACCACGAGTTCGGATGGAACGCGCTGGCCCGTCTGCTCCGCGGCAAGAAGGGAGCGGCGGCTTGA
- a CDS encoding ABC transporter ATP-binding protein codes for MERAGPSAPRQEGSGGLSEKVLTLTDATIRFGGLVAVNKVSFDLQKGDLFGLIGPNGAGKTTCFNLITGVYKPTSGEIRFKGKQVGGLPPAKIARMGICRTFQNIRLFPALSVVENVVVGGFLRHRTTLASALMYLPSAIRETERLRQEAMALLDVMDLADVADTRSADLPYGKQRRLEIARAMATQPDLILLDEPAAGMNPQEKEDLQSTVRRIRDDFGKTVLLIEHDMRFVMGLCERIVVLDHGEEIAQGPPEAIRNDKKVIEAYLGEAV; via the coding sequence ATGGAACGCGCTGGCCCGTCTGCTCCGCGGCAAGAAGGGAGCGGCGGCTTGAGCGAGAAGGTCTTGACCCTGACCGATGCGACGATCCGGTTCGGTGGGCTTGTCGCTGTCAACAAAGTCTCGTTCGACCTCCAGAAAGGCGACCTCTTCGGCCTGATCGGTCCGAACGGTGCGGGGAAGACGACCTGTTTCAACCTGATCACGGGCGTCTATAAGCCGACGAGCGGAGAGATCCGGTTCAAAGGAAAGCAAGTCGGCGGGCTCCCGCCCGCCAAGATCGCCCGGATGGGGATTTGCAGGACCTTCCAGAACATCCGGCTCTTCCCTGCCTTGTCGGTCGTCGAAAACGTCGTCGTAGGCGGGTTCTTACGCCATCGGACGACCCTGGCCAGTGCCCTGATGTACCTGCCGTCGGCTATCCGGGAAACGGAGAGGCTCCGGCAGGAAGCGATGGCCCTGCTCGACGTCATGGATCTGGCCGACGTCGCCGATACGCGCTCGGCCGACCTCCCCTATGGCAAGCAGCGCCGTCTCGAGATCGCAAGGGCGATGGCGACCCAACCGGACCTGATCTTGCTCGACGAGCCTGCGGCCGGAATGAACCCGCAAGAGAAAGAAGACTTGCAGTCGACCGTCCGCCGGATCCGCGACGACTTCGGAAAGACCGTGTTGCTGATCGAGCACGACATGCGCTTCGTCATGGGTCTTTGTGAGCGGATCGTCGTCCTGGACCACGGTGAAGAGATCGCACAAGGGCCACCTGAGGCCATCCGGAACGACAAGAAAGTCATCGAAGCCTATTTGGGCGAAGCCGTGTGA
- a CDS encoding biotin--[acetyl-CoA-carboxylase] ligase, with product MTWLEIDETPSTQDEAVRLLLDPADETDVVFARHQTGGKGRFGRTWYSVRGESLAMSLILRGAADHPRPWLFGMHAAVVTAKLVGCRVRWPNDLTWEGRKLGGILTELRPDATGRVVPVVGIGINVGPSSLPSEVRETATTLADAGRAVDPRGLGRDLAAMILQGSWPETWSDLAAGWGEVDDTPGKAYTTVAGERMTAVRVGDDGRLEGLIDGRPAAVMAAESLFGADAGHTASPK from the coding sequence ATGACCTGGCTGGAGATCGACGAGACTCCGTCGACTCAAGACGAGGCCGTCAGGCTCCTCCTCGATCCCGCCGACGAGACGGACGTCGTCTTTGCCCGTCACCAGACGGGAGGCAAGGGAAGGTTCGGTCGCACCTGGTACAGCGTCCGGGGCGAGAGCCTCGCGATGAGTCTGATCCTTAGAGGCGCCGCCGACCACCCAAGACCCTGGCTGTTCGGCATGCACGCCGCCGTTGTCACGGCAAAGCTTGTCGGATGCCGGGTGCGGTGGCCGAACGATCTCACTTGGGAGGGTCGTAAGCTCGGCGGGATCCTGACCGAACTGCGTCCGGACGCCACTGGCCGGGTCGTCCCCGTAGTGGGGATCGGGATCAACGTAGGGCCTTCTTCGCTGCCGTCGGAGGTCCGTGAAACCGCAACGACCCTCGCCGACGCTGGTAGGGCCGTGGACCCACGCGGACTCGGACGTGACCTGGCGGCCATGATCCTTCAAGGATCTTGGCCCGAGACGTGGAGCGACCTGGCCGCCGGTTGGGGCGAAGTCGACGACACGCCGGGAAAGGCCTACACGACCGTTGCGGGAGAGCGGATGACCGCCGTCCGGGTCGGTGACGACGGGCGGCTAGAAGGATTGATCGATGGCCGACCGGCCGCGGTCATGGCCGCCGAGAGCCTTTTCGGTGCCGACGCGGGTCACACGGCTTCGCCCAAATAG
- the nadC gene encoding carboxylating nicotinate-nucleotide diphosphorylase codes for MEQAWAALEEDLGPGDLSAACLNPDAVVDWEIEAQADGVLCGCGIAAYLLADEENDPDDCFVDIKFEDSEPVHPGDIVLKGRSLSTKLLARERTALNFLMLLSGTATLTRKFVERLEGSGVDVTDTRKTVPGLRSLQKYAVRCGGGKNHRLGLFDGVMVKDNHIQAAGSISEAVARARHSTGHMTKIEVECETVEQVDEAVRCGADVVMLDNMDPFAMAEAAKKYGRQVVLEASGGVSLETVRGVAASGIHVVSVGGLTHSAPALPFHLEVRT; via the coding sequence ATGGAACAGGCCTGGGCCGCCCTTGAGGAAGACCTTGGGCCGGGAGATCTGAGCGCCGCCTGTTTGAACCCGGACGCGGTCGTCGATTGGGAGATCGAAGCACAAGCCGACGGCGTCCTGTGCGGCTGCGGGATCGCGGCGTACCTTCTTGCCGACGAAGAGAACGATCCTGACGACTGCTTCGTCGACATCAAGTTTGAGGATTCGGAGCCGGTCCATCCCGGCGATATCGTCCTGAAGGGCCGCTCCCTGTCCACGAAACTGCTTGCCCGGGAGAGGACCGCGCTCAACTTTCTGATGCTCTTGAGCGGGACGGCCACCTTGACCCGTAAGTTCGTCGAACGGTTAGAAGGCTCGGGCGTCGACGTAACGGACACGCGCAAGACGGTCCCCGGTCTGCGGTCGCTCCAGAAATACGCGGTTCGCTGCGGAGGGGGCAAGAACCACCGTTTGGGACTCTTCGACGGCGTCATGGTCAAGGACAACCACATTCAGGCTGCGGGCTCCATATCTGAGGCCGTCGCCCGGGCCCGGCATTCGACGGGCCATATGACCAAGATCGAAGTCGAATGCGAAACCGTCGAGCAGGTCGATGAAGCCGTCCGATGCGGGGCAGACGTCGTGATGCTCGACAACATGGACCCGTTCGCTATGGCCGAAGCCGCTAAGAAGTACGGGCGACAGGTCGTCCTTGAGGCCAGTGGCGGAGTGAGCCTCGAAACGGTGCGCGGAGTCGCGGCATCCGGGATTCATGTCGTCTCGGTCGGAGGCCTGACCCACTCGGCGCCGGCCCTCCCGTTCCACCTCGAAGTCCGGACATGA
- a CDS encoding MmcQ/YjbR family DNA-binding protein, with amino-acid sequence MSLERIRAVCLSMPGAVEDHPWGDYAWKVGGKVFCISGESGTGVTVKARPEDQEGLTQDPAVNVAAYVGRFGWVTVDVGAGTTDLAEGLIADSYRLVVAGLPKSKRPAHS; translated from the coding sequence ATGAGCCTGGAGAGGATCCGCGCCGTCTGCCTTTCGATGCCGGGTGCCGTCGAAGACCATCCTTGGGGCGACTACGCGTGGAAGGTCGGCGGCAAGGTGTTCTGCATCTCGGGCGAGAGCGGGACCGGCGTCACGGTGAAGGCCAGGCCAGAGGACCAGGAGGGGCTGACCCAAGATCCGGCGGTCAACGTCGCAGCCTACGTCGGACGGTTCGGATGGGTGACCGTGGACGTCGGCGCCGGCACGACGGACCTGGCCGAGGGCTTGATCGCCGATTCGTACAGGCTCGTCGTCGCCGGGCTACCGAAGTCCAAACGGCCGGCTCACTCGTAG
- a CDS encoding M42 family metallopeptidase has translation MNVELLKELTEAHGCPGQEDAVREIVKRELGSFCELTTDFLGNLTAFKPANSPRGTGRKLMLAAHMDEIGFRVKHVSDKGFLRIAPVGGWDPRQMASQRVLVHTSGGPLKGVLMQSTKPKHLLTAGEQNKEMTIDDYFIDIGHSGEGAKSKVQIGDGVTMDRTFQQMGDLFTCKAMDDRVAVFVMIEALKAAKDHAVDIYAVATVQEEIGLRGATASGSAIKPDVCVAIDITLSNDFPGIPDELSVTKLGEGTAIKILDSSLICHPKVVNHFRDLASKNGIKYQLELLPMGGTDAGGVQRLNGGIPAFTLSVPCRYVHTVNETVHKSDVQASIDLLARYIEDCHSGDYSYE, from the coding sequence ATGAACGTTGAACTTTTGAAGGAGCTGACCGAAGCCCACGGCTGTCCGGGCCAAGAAGACGCCGTGCGCGAGATCGTCAAGAGGGAACTGGGCTCCTTCTGCGAACTGACGACGGACTTTTTGGGCAACTTGACGGCCTTTAAGCCGGCCAATTCGCCTCGCGGGACGGGCCGCAAGCTGATGTTGGCCGCCCACATGGACGAAATCGGTTTCCGGGTGAAGCACGTCAGCGACAAGGGGTTCCTTCGCATCGCCCCCGTCGGAGGCTGGGACCCGCGCCAGATGGCGAGCCAGCGCGTCCTCGTCCACACGTCGGGCGGGCCGCTGAAGGGCGTCTTGATGCAGAGCACCAAACCCAAGCACCTCCTGACGGCCGGAGAGCAGAACAAGGAGATGACGATCGACGATTACTTCATCGACATCGGCCACTCCGGCGAAGGTGCAAAGTCTAAGGTCCAGATCGGTGACGGTGTGACGATGGACCGGACGTTCCAGCAGATGGGCGACCTGTTCACTTGCAAGGCGATGGACGACCGCGTCGCCGTCTTCGTCATGATCGAGGCCCTCAAAGCCGCCAAAGACCATGCCGTCGACATCTATGCCGTCGCTACGGTCCAAGAAGAGATCGGACTCCGGGGCGCGACGGCGTCGGGATCTGCGATCAAGCCGGACGTGTGCGTCGCCATCGACATCACCTTGTCGAACGACTTTCCAGGCATTCCGGACGAACTCAGTGTGACCAAACTCGGTGAGGGAACGGCGATCAAGATCCTGGACAGTTCGCTCATTTGTCATCCCAAAGTCGTGAACCACTTCAGGGACTTGGCCTCGAAGAACGGGATCAAGTACCAGTTGGAACTGCTTCCGATGGGAGGCACCGACGCTGGCGGCGTGCAACGCCTGAACGGAGGGATCCCCGCGTTCACCCTGTCCGTGCCGTGCCGCTACGTCCACACTGTGAACGAGACGGTCCACAAGTCCGACGTCCAGGCTTCGATCGATCTCCTCGCGAGGTACATCGAGGACTGCCACAGCGGCGATTACAGCTACGAGTGA
- a CDS encoding PilZ domain-containing protein has translation MESRLQGKRITLGGFGDGKKYQGWLLHCSGLNWVVSMTEDIPPIGSKLTVTVHGDREEHVAHATVALVQEQNLVLTLAQAATCRPADCDGRTLVQKLPAVWQAPDGPVNVKITDISRSGFGFECDRELPQGKSLDFNVAVKGQFQDLKGEVVHQRMSGGIYKGGVKLVYSTRLMQSMWAQAQ, from the coding sequence ATGGAGTCCAGACTCCAGGGTAAGCGAATAACCCTAGGAGGCTTTGGAGACGGCAAGAAGTACCAGGGGTGGCTCCTGCATTGCAGCGGGCTCAACTGGGTCGTGTCGATGACGGAGGACATCCCTCCGATCGGTTCGAAGCTGACGGTCACCGTCCATGGCGACCGGGAAGAACACGTCGCCCACGCTACGGTCGCCTTGGTGCAAGAGCAAAACCTCGTCCTGACGCTGGCCCAGGCCGCGACGTGCCGTCCAGCCGACTGTGACGGCCGGACTTTGGTCCAAAAGCTCCCTGCCGTATGGCAGGCGCCAGACGGCCCGGTCAACGTCAAGATCACCGACATCTCGCGGAGCGGGTTCGGATTCGAGTGCGACCGAGAGCTTCCCCAAGGCAAAAGCTTGGACTTCAACGTCGCCGTCAAGGGCCAGTTCCAAGACCTGAAAGGCGAAGTCGTCCATCAAAGGATGTCCGGCGGGATCTACAAAGGTGGCGTCAAGCTTGTCTATTCGACCCGGCTGATGCAAAGCATGTGGGCCCAAGCCCAGTAG